The proteins below are encoded in one region of Hordeum vulgare subsp. vulgare chromosome 3H, MorexV3_pseudomolecules_assembly, whole genome shotgun sequence:
- the LOC123443069 gene encoding uncharacterized protein LOC123443069, which produces MCTSARIGAVHPCFTDACVSHRNSSRVLPHACARQRSSPRVLALPCAHWRNSPSPAGEVFWNISLFRKEIPHSTNSCCSSRSLQWRSQFTALLSFPSGSTWQTCMPRFYLRPGMATSQPNKATMEWGEDKDAVGEDQGLWERVAKKLREEDATKAERKKEEDREAKMKELKTTLDHYYYEKRIKEEHKKLTEKHQRDFVASYKKATTESASKREREHQHFTERVMKEASKMRKREDEEEEERKNKKGKGTCSTK; this is translated from the exons ATGTGCACGTCTGCACGCATTGGCGCAGTTCATCCTTGCTTCACGGATGCATGTGTGAGCCACCGCAACTCGTCGCGGGTTCTCCCCCACGCCTGCGCGCGACAGCGCAGCTCTCCGCGGGTGCTTGCTCTCCCCTGCGCGCATTGGCGCAACTCGCCCTCCCCTGCTGGAGAAGTGTTCTGGAACATTTCTCTCTTCAGAAAAGAAATTCCCCACTCCACAAACAGTTGTTGTTCTTCCAGGTCGCTGCAATGGCGGAGTCAATTCACTG CACTACTATCTTTTCCATCAGGAAGCACTTGGCAGACCTGTATGCCTCGCTTCTATCTCCGACCTG gTATGGCGACGtctcaacccaacaaggcaaCAATGGAGTGGGGGGAGGACAAGGATGCAGTCGGTGAGGACCAGGGGTTGTGGGAGAGGgttgcaaagaagttgagagaggaggacgCAACCaaagcggagaggaagaaggaagaggataggGAAGCAAAGATGAAGGAGCTGAAAACAACGCTTGACCACTACTACTATGAGAAGCGGATTAAGGAGGAGCACAAGAAGTTGACGGAGAAACATCAAAGGGATTTTGTAGCAAGCTATAAGAAGGCAACCACAGAGAGTGCAtcaaagagagagcgggagcatcaACACTTCACGGAGAGGGTGATGaaagaggcttcaaaaatgcgcaaaagagaagatgaagaggaagaagagaggaagaataagaagggaaagGGGACTTGCTCGACAAAATAG